One window of Nymphaea colorata isolate Beijing-Zhang1983 chromosome 1, ASM883128v2, whole genome shotgun sequence genomic DNA carries:
- the LOC116264372 gene encoding uncharacterized protein LOC116264372 produces MTPECGHRSESIPTSRRLKSRFAEVAGGTAAECAAVVCCCPCGLASLVVLTMVRLPAGLCRRALRRRKKRGVAGKKRPGLLHERKRDESAPPQVHPAPSESESDGECPDVPTATDDEWQMDEEMLGKLYAGFWRSPSERE; encoded by the coding sequence ATGACGCCGGAGTGTGGGCACCGGTCTGAATCCATCCCGACGAGCCGGAGGTTAAAATCTCGCTTCGCCGAGGTCGCCGGCGGCACGGCCGCGGAGTGCGCGGCGGTGGTCTGTTGCTGTCCGTGCGGGCTCGCGAGCCTCGTGGTGCTGACGATGGTGAGGTTGCCGGCAGGGCTATGCCGGAGGGCCctcaggaggaggaagaagagggggGTCGCGGGAAAGAAGAGGCCGGGACTCCTGCACGAGCGCAAGCGAGACGAGTCCGCTCCTCCCCAAGTCCATCCCGCACCGTCGGAGTCCGAGTCCGACGGCGAGTGTCCGGATGTGCCAACGGCGACCGACGACGAGTGGCAAATGGACGAGGAGATGTTGGGGAAGCTCTATGCCGGATTTTGGAGGAGCCCTTCAGAAAGAGAATGA